The Andrena cerasifolii isolate SP2316 chromosome 15, iyAndCera1_principal, whole genome shotgun sequence genome includes a window with the following:
- the Smd3 gene encoding small ribonucleoprotein particle protein SmD3 has translation MSIGVPIKVLHEAEGHTITCETNTGEVYRGKLIEAEDNMNCQMQNITVTHRDGREAQLENVYIRGSKIRFLILPDMLKNAPMFKRPGGKGSGTAGRGKSAILRAQARGRGRGQNQRGRGTGSAPWLNQQNQPGGSQAGRGRG, from the exons ATGTCGATCGGAGTGCCTATAAAAGTACTCCATGAAGCGGAGGGCCATACCATAACCTGCGAAACGAACACTGGTGAAGTGTACCGGGGGAAGTTGATCGAGGCCGAGGACAATATGAACTGTCAGATGCAGAATATCACTGTGACGCATAGGGACGGCCGCGAGGCACAGCTGGAGAATGTTTACATCAGAGGCTCGAAGATCAGGTTCCTCATATTACCAGATATGCTGAAGAACGCTCCAATGTTCAAGAGACCGGGCGGAAAGGGCTCGGGAACCGCTGGTAGAGGAAAGTCCGCCATCTTGCGCGCGCAAG CTCGCGGAAGAGGCAGAGGCCAGAACCAAAGAGGCAGAGGCACCGGCTCCGCGCCGTGGCTCAATCAACAGAACCAGCCGGGAGGATCTCAAGCGGGAAGGGGGCGAGGATAA
- the Drn gene encoding zinc finger AN1-type doctor no, whose translation MERESNPMQALCRSGCGFYGSPATDGLCSLCYKENLKKKQQPPVSAATVQTSQAVSGNAGTLQSGFGSPAATGTTAQPTIPTIPQPTTDLPNPKEINREDQESEVGASSGAVAEGSVSSGDADDCFDGKETDKESKKKKNRCAVCRKKVGLTGFECRCGGLFCSVHRYSDKHDCKFDYREMGAQEIRRNNPVVVGEKVQKI comes from the exons ATGGAGCGGGAATCTAATCCTATGCAAGCTTTGTGCCGCAGCGGCTGCGGATTCTATGGTTCGCCAGCCACGGACGGCCTTTGCTCCCTTTGCTACAAAGAAAACCTGAAAAAGAAGCAGCAACCACCTGTGTCGGCTGCCACTGTACAGACGTCGCAGGCCGTCTCTGGTAACGCTGGCACGTTGCAGAGCGGCTTCGGGAGTCCAGCAGCCACAGGAACTACAGCCCAACCTACCATTCCTACTATACCTCAACCAACGACAGATCTGCCCAACCCCAAAGAA ATAAACAGGGAAGATCAGGAGAGCGAAGTCGGCGCGAGCAGCGGAGCAGTAGCAGAAGGTTCTGTGAGTAGCGGGGACGCCGACGACTGCTTCGATGGCAAAGAGACTGACAAAGAatccaagaagaagaaaaatcgtTGCGCAGTGTGTCGCAAAAAAGTCGGTTTGACCG GATTCGAGTGCCGTTGTGGAGGACTGTTCTGCTCTGTGCATCGATACAGTGACAAGCACGACTGCAAGTTCGATTACAGAGAAATGGGCGCTCAAGAGATTCGGCGCAACAATCCGGTTGTTGTTGGTGAAAAAGTGCAAAAAATTTGA